One genomic segment of Hevea brasiliensis isolate MT/VB/25A 57/8 chromosome 3, ASM3005281v1, whole genome shotgun sequence includes these proteins:
- the LOC110646791 gene encoding microtubule-associated protein 70-5 — protein MEGYEEQLLPGGEQLSLSQPDPFVIELNRLQNLHKEKDRELGAAHAEIKALRTTEVSKDRAIEELGNDVNKLDQKIRDTENLLEHKNLEIKKLTNEKKDALAAQYAAESTLRRLHANLKDDDSLPIESFIAPLEAEIKIYKSEIAALHEDKKAMERLNKSKESALLEAERILRSALERALMVEEVQNQNYELKRQIEICQEENRILEKTNRQKVLEVERLSQTIQELEEAILAGGVAANTIRDYKRQISEINEEKRLLERELARAKVSANRVATVVANEWKDENDKVMPVKQWLEERRLLQAEMQRLRDKLVIAERTAKAEEQLKDKLMLRLKTLEEGLKHVSSFSINSPKPAKTSNILGFLSSNGGLRKRSSSQPRASTISRSTPLQQPNIENENANAARKLKRADSFKKKYCSAENKLRNSLWASRSKVTDSNGKENAELMANTDANIDKYEKDETTISTEMKNKAGGNEDLHCMGTKNPECEDVVSGFLYDRLQKEVINLRKSCEANDSILDAKDQEIQMLMKRVSALNKAIEVESKKVKRETAAREKEAVSAKVDHTKKFGSMNSTRR, from the exons ATGGAGGGTTATGAGGAACAGCTTCTTCCAGGAGGAGAACAGCTCTCCCTTTCTCAACCTGACCCTTTTGTCATTGAGCTTAATCGTCTGCAGAATCTTCATAAAG AGAAAGACAGAGAGTTGGGGGCTGCTCATGCAGAAATTAAAGCTTTGAGAACAACAGAAGTTTCAAAGGATAGGGCTATAGAAGAG CTCGGGAATGACGTTAATAAACTGGATCAGAAAATTAGAGACACTGAAAATCTTCTAGAGCATAAG AATCTTGAAATCAAGAAACTCACTAATGAAAAGAAAGATGCATTAGCTGCACAGTATGCTGCAGAATCAACTCTTAGAAGGCTGCATGCAAATCTAAAGGATGATGATTCTCTTCCTATTGAGTCTTTCATTGCTCCTCTTGAGGCGGAGATTAAGATATATAAAAGTGAG ATTGCAGCATTGCACGAGGATAAGAAGGCAATGGAACGCCTCAACAAGTCAAAAGAGTCAGCTCTGCTTGAAGCAGAACGGATCCTGCGAAGTGCTTTAGAAAGGGCTTTGATGGTAGAGGAGGTTCAAAACCAAAACTATGAGTTGAAGAGACAGATAGAAATCTGCCAG GAAGAGAACAGAATTCTGGAGAAAACAAATCGCCAAAAAGTTTTGGAGGTTGAAAGGCTCAGCCAAACCATTCAAGAGCTTGAAGAGGCAATCTTAGCTGGTGGGGTTGCAGCTAATACTATCCGTGACTATAAGCGACAAATTTCTGAAATAAAT GAGGAGAAAAGGTTGCTGGAGAGGGAGCTAGCCAGAGCAAAAGTTTCAGCAAACCGAGTAGCGACTGTAGTAGCTAATGAGTGGAAGGATGAAAATGACAAGGTCATGCCTGTAAAGCAATGGCTGGAAGAGAGAAGGCTGCTGCAG GCTGAGATGCAACGACTAAGAGACAAGCTAGTTATAGCAGAGAGAACAGCCAAGGCAGAAGAACAGCTCAAG gacaagttgatgCTAAGGCTAAAGACACTAGAAGAAGGCTTAAAGCATGTATCAAGCTTCTCTATCAATTCCCCTAAGCCAGCGAAAACAAGTAACATTCTAGGATTTCTATCAAGTAATGGAGGACTAAGGAAGAGGTCTTCCTCGCAGCCAAGGGCTTCCACCATCAGTAGAAGTACTCCTTTGCAGCAGCCAAACATAGAAAACGAAAATGCCAATGCTGCCAGAAAGCTGAAACGAGCTGATAGCTTCAAAAAGAAATATTGTTCTGCAGAAAACAAATTGAGAAATAGTCTGTGGGCATCTAGAAGTAAGGTTACTGACAGCAATGGCAAGGAAAACGCAGAACTGATGGCAAATACAGATGCAAATATCGACAAGTATGAGAAAGATGAGACAACAATTTCAACAGAAATGAAAAACAAAGCTGGTGGCAATGAGGACTTACATTGTATGGGAACTAAAAATCCTGAATGTGAAGATGTAGTTTCAGGGTTTCTGTATGACAGACTTCAAAAGGAGGTCATAAATCTAAGGAAGTCTTGTGAGGCTAACGACAGTATCTTGGATGCTAAAGATCAAGAAATTCAG ATGCTCATGAAGAGGGTTAGTGCACTGAACAAAGCCATTGAAGTAGAGTCGAAGAAAGTGAAGAGAGAAACTGCAGCCAGAGAGAAGGAAGCTGTATCAGCAAAAGTCGATCACACCAAAAAGTTTGGGAGTATGAACTCCACTAGAAG GTAA